The Salmo salar chromosome ssa04, Ssal_v3.1, whole genome shotgun sequence genomic sequence TTTTCAATTTGTGCGTTGCTTTATTGTGCGGGGGTACAAATGGAAGTACAGACCCCAACTAGCTAGCTTTTAGCTAGTTGAAAAGCGAAGCACATGCTCGTCAAGTATGGAAAATGCGGGCTAGACATCTGGCAAAACAAAACGCATATGCATCTGGTGGGCATGAGGCTTTAAGCCTCGTTCACATTACCACTAAGTGTTCCGTTGCGCTGGATGTCATGCATTTCAATGATGACGTCCACAACGGAGTGTAAACACAACGCCCTTTTGCGGTTGAATGCTCCATTGCGAGACGGATGATGTTGCATACTTTGAAATTGTTCAAATTTTGCATCTTCAGTCCAGCCAGAGTCCGTCGAAGAACTGGAAGTTACCAAAGTACAGAAGAAGAGGAAAATATGTGGTTTTCGGTGATGGGTTTTAATGGGATAGCTAGCAACTTGGAAACAATGACCCATTCCTATAAGTGAGTACTATTTTaatagtaatgttaaataatTCACGTTGGCTGTTAAGCTAATTATATAACTGTTGCCTCCCGTTTAAGTTTATTGTGATGGTAATATCGTTTGATTTTGATCATTATTAGGTGGAGGTCGCTAGCTACAATGGTATCTTCAGcctagcttttagctagctagctgctctgCAGCGCAAGGTAGCTTGATTTgctataaaataaaaaacagttgCAGAAAAGGTTactaaacaaaacatgttttattatcacCTGAAACAATATATTTATCATGTCATGAATGAAAAGGTCATTTGGCGATCTCCCAAAATAATGCTTTCTCTGAcgagaggcagttgcagtgtgttcgtgtggtgcatacgttggatttatcgaacgtatgcgtcaaactgtatgcgtagacggcttgacagaaatggtagtagaaggtgaatgttgcatacatatccagatgatgctgcgtactatTTTGCGCAATGACGTTCGACGTTTAAGACTCTGAAGATGATGTACGGGCGTATTGAAATGTGTCACGATATAAACAGGGCATCAGCGGGAGGCTTCCGGTGCTGGGACATGCAAACATCAAATCCCCTGCTGGAACGCCGATTAAAATGTTTTACATGTCCTAATCGtttgaaagattgctcagaaaaccagatgTTTTTATCGGTGTATGCTTACTTTGATTTTGACCTTACGCCGATTTAgataaggtgtttacatgaccaATGCCATACGCAGCCTTCAGTTTAATATTTTAATTATTAGTGTAAATGTAAACATACTCAGTCtacttttctttttttatatatataggtGCAAGATTAGATAACCGGATGGGGCAGGTTTGGAAACTGACCACATCATTTGTAGGGAATCAGATCTGATGTATAATGGCATAAAATCAGCTTTTCTATCAAACATATGCTTTCTACTTACCACTTTAGACCCCTATCTTTAGATTTACCCCAACATGCCATTTTTATTTGTGGTAATATAGCTGAGTCAGTGGTAGACATACCAACACTGTGCATGACTGAGCCAGCTGCTGTTAGTGAGTGCCCCGGAGAGCACTCTGCTTTTGGCTCTACACATTCAGCAAAGTCACGATTCTCCAGTAGTAACTTTAAGGCCATTGTGGTGGGAAAATATCCATAACCACTCCCTGCAGGTCCAATACATTATTCAAATGCTGCTATACAGAGTCAAGTTCCAAATTCAATATCTGTGGCTAATAGAATGGGGGGTGCAGAACAGAATATGATTTTCAGCTTTCATGTATAATTTGATTGACCATTAACAGTGTTTGACTGAATGCTTCACACTCACTAGGTTGGAGAAAAACTTCCAGCAGTGGAGGTTCATGAGAATGAGCCAGGCAATAAGGTGTCGATGGACCAACTCTTCAAGGGGAAGAAGGGAGTTCTCTTTGCTGTGCCAGGGGCTTTTACTCCTGGGTGCTCCAAGGTAACCTCCATTCAGATCATCCTCAATTTCAATGAATTTACCTGGATGTGCATTCCtctattttttttgtttgtttgttcaccATGTACTTTCTGCATGCATCATCTGAAACCACTGTTTCACCGCAAGTCCTTTCTTTCTCTTATCCCTCAGACTCACCTTCCAGGGTTTGTGGAGCAGGCAGCAGAGCTGAAGAGCAAGGGTGTGCAGGAGGTCGCCTGCATCTCCGTTAACGACGCATTCGTTATGGCTGCCTGGGGGAAGGAGCATGGAGCAGGCGGCAAGGTGCAGAATGCTGTTTGAAATTAACAAGCTGATACCTTGACCTTCAGCCTTCTTAATTGTCTGTTCTTGTAGTCTACATAATGCATTTTTCAGTCCTGGGCTGAATATCTCCCTGCTGTTATTCTGGTCTCCAGCACTTGACTTGGTACAAGAAATCTTAGTGATCTGGTTGCAAGTCTTTGTCCTAAGTaatcaatctgcagttgctacatacatttttagacTTTTAATTGAATTATATGTTCCCAGTGACTATTGAAAAATATAATTTACAAATGCCTCGTGAGCTTATTTCTACTGTCCTATACTATCAGAAACCCAAATATAACCTTGTCGTACTCCATTGTCgataaacaatgtaattgtaaacaaacactctaTAGGCTAAGAActtggttaaaactatcattttgagcTCATAGAtggccttgcatccatagctgtcTAGGAATTTGAATGGTTACATTTCCCAAGCCCCATCGCTCAGCAGTTTACCAAAAACAATGGTGGGGTGTACCGCTTTGACGTTTTAACTGCAGAGTGCCTCTTTTTAACATTCATTGGAAATAACTTGTTTCCCAAACAGAGACATTATTACAAGACCATAACTGGTTGaattacattaccagtcaaaagtttggacacacctactcattcaagggtttttattttgactgttttctacattgtagaataatagaagacatcacaactatgaaatcatgtagtaaccaaaaagtgttaaacaaatcaaagtatatatgcacatatgctgagcacttgttggctgcttttccttcactatgcagtccaaaccatctcaattgggttgaggtcgggtgattgtggaggctaggttatctgatgcagcgctCTAtcactccttggtcaaatagcccttacacagcctggaggtgtgttttgggtcattgtcctgttgaaaaccaaatgatagtctcactaagtgcaaaccagatgggatggcgtagctttgtccccatgtgctgtggtagccatgctggttaagtgtgccttgaattctaaatcaatcacgacagggtcaccagcaaagcacccccacaccaccacctccatgcttcacggtgggaaccacacatgcggagatcatctgttcacctactctgcgtctcacaaagacacggcggttggaaccaaaaatctcaaatttggactcatcacaccAAAGGACAGTTTCCcactgtctaatgtccattgctcgtgtttcttggttcaagcaagtctcttcttattggtgtactttagtagtggtttctttgcagcaattcatgATGTtcagatgtctgttacttgaactctgaagcatttatttgggctgcaatctctgaggctggtaactctaatgaacttatcctctccaGCAGAGAACTCTGGGTCttactttcctgtggtggtcctcgtgagagccagtttcatcatagcgctaggcggtttttgcgactgcacttgaagaaactttcaaagttatttaaaattgtccggattgactgaccttcgtggCATAaggtaatggactgtcgtttccctttgcttatttgagctgttgttgccataatatggacttggccttttaccaaataggacaatcttctgtataccacacctaccatgtcacaacTGATTGAAttcaattccacaaatgaacttatcaaggcacacctgttaattgaaatgcattccaggtgactacctcttgaagctggttgagagaatgccaagctgtcaaggcaaatattttgatgtcttcactattattctacaatgtagaacatattcaagagttttttttttttttactgtgtaggtgtgtccaaacctttcacTGGTGCTGTATATTGAGATCTTTCAGTCTAGACATGTCTGATAGCTGTGGCATTGAGTTCCTGTCACTTACAGGACCTGTTCTTGAACATGTTGCATCTCAAGCGTTAGGCCGGGAATCAATCTGACTTTTTAAAGGCAATATTATGTTTGCGAAGACTGTATTCAAGGAAAAAGCTGCAGACGTCAGCTCAATTGGAATTACCTTTTAATTAAATGTCATGAACGCTACGGCTTGGTtttggattgaatcccggccctAATCTGCCCAAGAGTGGACACAAGACATTATGTATGCAAGCATGAAATGAATATACCGTTTGTAGTTTAATCATACATATAGCCACAGTCTACCCAACTTATACTTGCGTGTGTACTGTCTATGGCCCATCTTTTGCAGGTGCGAATGCTGGCTGATCCTACTGGTGCATTCACTAAGGTCAGATACATCTTCAAAGCCTTGATTTTATTAGTTTACACTCTGTACATTGTGTGAATGTAACCCCCATTTTATTTACAGGCAGTGGACCTGTTGCTAGACAACGATCAGATTGTTGCTGTGCTTGGAAACAAGCGCTCCCAGAGGTGAGGTCTTTTCTCCTAGATCAGTGTTAACTTACTACAGACTAGTGTGTCACAGTTAACATTTGTTTAGTCTCAACATTTGGATTTCACACTGCAAAAAGCATAATCAACCCCAATAAAGTAATTGTCACATTCCTTATGTCTCTCAGGTACGCTATGTTGGTGGAAGATGGCGTTGTGAAGAATATCAATGTGGAGCCTGACGGTACTGGTCTGACATGCAGCCTGGCCTCTAACATGCTCTCTGAGCTGGTGTAGGCCTGTTGGGACTAGCTCACTCCAACCAGACAGAAGTCTAACCTTAAGTTACAATGCACTCTCATACTACTTTACCTGACCCTTGTCACATGCCTGTGAAAATAGATGTGGTTTAATGTACAGACATTGTATAGTTCATAAACTGTGATTAAAGCAAAACATGTAGACTGCAATGATGTTCCTtgtttttttttccacctggttgGACTTTCTGGATGATGGCAGGACAGTCCCACTAATTGCCAAAATTAACTCATCATCCTAGCGGTTTAGATACGCTTTAAAAGGCATGGCAGTTCAGGTTTGTGCAATCAATGCAAAATGACTACAAGCAGACATGAATACGTTCACTTTTAATTATAAGAATGACAGAATGAAATATATGCTTGAGTTATCTATTAATCCAGGAGGGGAATTAAGAATCAAAAGGGAAGTGACAATTTAAAAAGCTCCACAATCATTCCTTTTCACTTTATGAAAGCGACAGCTGGGATCTTTCCATGAGCCTGAGGAGAAACAGAAGTTCAGTATCTGAAGCTTAAGGGTACGAGACATTCAGTCAAACAAAAGCAACACACATTGCTCCATTAGATATACTAGGATCAAGCATTTACCTTGAAGTCTGTGAAGACCTGCCTTGCTCGGTTGAAATCCCACTCAGTGTCCTGCAGGCATCTGAAATACATTGATCAAGTAAGTTAAAACCCAACTTCATACGAAGCAGTGTTCGTCACTACTTGAGCCCACTTAGAATCTAGGCCGAGGCTGCAGATCCCTAGAGAGAAAACACCCAGTGTCCTGTCTGAAGCATGAGTGCTACTGCGTTGCAACCTAGCGGTGGTAAAAGTCCTGGTGTGCCCGTGTAAATTACAATAGGCCCTCCCAAAATGTTTTTGTTCGCGATAAATAATGATCCGTGCAGAAACAGATCAATCACAGGCTGGCATGCTATGTGAGTAGGCTCCGGTTGACTCAGGCAGTATGGAAATGAGCATGGCCACTTTCACCATGATTATTTTTTTTTGGTTACCATTCAGAAACATGGCACGCTTTACATTCAAATGCTTAATGCACCAGCAGGAGTTTTCCATAGGAACAAGTGGATGACGTCAGTGCTACCACTATCTACTGGTTTTAGTGTTTGTCCACCCCCCAGATGCCTTTTCCCCAGAACTGAAGATCCTAATCACATTCTGCGCATGTTTCTTTAGATctactttatacacacacatTGTGGTCCCACTGTCAATCATGAATGATGCATATTACAGGTGAAACGTCCA encodes the following:
- the LOC106603145 gene encoding peroxiredoxin-5, mitochondrial — protein: MISSSAFLKGTRAVQCFRPLHTTLIANMPIKVGEKLPAVEVHENEPGNKVSMDQLFKGKKGVLFAVPGAFTPGCSKTHLPGFVEQAAELKSKGVQEVACISVNDAFVMAAWGKEHGAGGKVRMLADPTGAFTKAVDLLLDNDQIVAVLGNKRSQRYAMLVEDGVVKNINVEPDGTGLTCSLASNMLSELV